The Flavobacterium johnsoniae UW101 genomic interval CAATGTTGGATTGAAATAAGTATCAAAATCATTAAAGTAAATTTTTGTTACTCCAGCAAGACCTTTACCCTGAATGATATAGTAATTTTTTGGATCACCAATTGTAACCGGAACTAAATCACCTTCTACAGATTTTGAAATGCTTGTAATTACAGGCGCTCCTGAACTGCCGGAAGAATCGTCATTATCGCATGATGAAAACACATTCAGTACCATAAATGCCATCGTAATGAAAGGCAAAAGGTATTTTATTTTTATATTTTTCATATTAGTCAAATTTTAGAAATTATTTAAAAGTATACGGAACTGGTGCCTGCAATAACTTAGGGTTTTTAGCCACTTCGTTGTCCGGATAATCCATATAGAAATCATTTGTTGCGTGATCTTCACTATACACAGGTGTATAATGCTGTGCTGCATATCTGTCTCCTCTATTTTGTGCCGACATAATTGCGATTGCTTTTGTTTTGTCGATACGTCCTAAATCAAACCAATAATCTCCTTCAAAACATAATTCTTTCCTTCTTTCTAAAAATATATCGTCAAAAGTAACTGAAGTCAAATCTGTTAAACCTGCTCTTTTTCTAACCGCATTGATTGATCTCAAAGCTGATGCATCTGATGTGCTTGCTCCTCCTGCCAAAACTGCTTCTGCATGAATCAACAACAACTCAGCATAACGCATTACATAGGTATTATTATCCATCATAGCCCATGCATCGGCTTGACCGGTAACATTTCCGTTAACCACACCAATACAATATTTTTTAATTGCACCTCCAGATGCCTGGGCAAGATCTTTACCAGTTGGAACTGTAAATCCTATTCCTTGTGTGGTTTTAATTGTTGGGTAAACATCTCCTGCCACCATTACAGTTTCGTGCTTTCTTACATCTCCTGCATCATATAAAGACAAAAGCACATCTTGGCTAGGACCAAAAACTCCCGCATAAGAAGCGTTTGAAGTTGACAATGTTCCATCCTGAAATCCGAATTGTGTATTACAGTTATTTGCAGATCCGTAATTACCATCACCTTTCCACTGAATAGCAAAAATAGATTCCTCATTATTATTGTTTGCATATGTAAACAAATCCGCAAAACTTTTACCAGGAAGCTGATCTCCTCCTAAAAGCTTAAACTCACCGCTGCTGATAACAGTCTCTGCCATTGCTCTGGCTTTTGCATAATCTTTTTGGTACAAATACACTTTTGCCAAAAATGCTCTTGCAGAACCTTTAGAAACGTGTCCGTTATTAGCATAATTTGTCCCTCTGTTTTTTTCTACCAATAAATCAATCGCTTTTAAATAATCTGATGTAATTAATGTATAAACATCTGCAACCGTATTTGTATTTACATAAGGATTACTTGTATAATCTAATGGGTTTTCGATAATTGGCACCGGCCCCCAAAGTCTTACTAAATCAAAATAAGCAGTAGCTCTCATAAAATAAGCTTCACCAATAGTATTATTTAATACATCCTGAGATACTGCCGGACCAACTCTTGCAGAAAGAAAATTAATAATCATATTAGACTGCTGCACATTTGCCCATAAAGCCGACCAGCCGTTTACTAATTCAGGGTCGCTTCCATTTAAAGAAAATGTTCTAATACCACTTACGTCTGGCGAACCAGAATACATATTTCCTGAACCAACTTCTAATGCCCACCAAAACTTATTATACATTTGAAACCAGGTTCTGCTGTACATACCATTTGTTGCCGATGCTACCTGATCGTTTGTACTGTAATAAGAATCTAAACTTATTCCGTCTTCAGAAGGTCTGTCAGTAAAATCATCCTGACAAGATCCGAAAGTCAAAAATGCCACTGCCATAAAAAGCAGGCTGTATCTATTTAAAAAAGATTTCTTTTTCATTTTTCTTTAATTTTTAAAATTCTAGGTTAAGTCCAACTAAAAATGTTCTAGCTACCGGATATCTTCCGTTGTCAATTCCTGATAAAAGCACATTTTGATTAAATGAACCAATCTCAGGATCGTAACCTGAATATTTTGTAAACGTATACAGGTTTTGAGCAGATCCGTACAATCTTAATCTTGATATTTTATATTTTGAAATTACATCTTGAGGTAAAGAATATCCAAGCGTAACATTTTGAATTCTTAGGTAAGAACCATCTTCAACATAACGATCTGAAATAAGCAGGTTATTGTTTGAAGAATTTGCAATTGGTCTTGGGTTATTACTTGCCGTATTAGTTGGTGAATAATAATCTAATGCTTCTACTAATTGATTATCATATAATGAAGCATTTGTTGTACCTGCTCTTTTCGTCAAATTCATAACATCATTTCCGTATGATCCCTGAAGAAAAATAGAAAGGTCAACATTTTTGTATTTGAAATTGTTAGTGAATCCGTAAGTGAATTTTGGATGCGGGTTTCCGATGAAAGTTTTATCATTAGCATCAATTTTTCCGTCACCATTCACATCTACATATTTAACATCTCCCAAAGCAGTTTCTCCAGCTCCCGTTCCTACAGCTTGTCCAAATTGCAGCGGTGCATTGTTTAAAACCGTTTGATCTTTAAAAATTCCATCTGTTTTATATCCGTAAAACAATCCAATTGGGTTTCCAATCGTAGTGTTGGTAACTACAACCGGCTGATATCCGTTAGTATTAACCTCCTGAGTCAATACAATTCCGTTTGCGATTTCATCCAGATTATTTTTGTAATGAGAAATAACCAAAGAAGTATCCCAATTAAATTTTCCAGTAGATCTTAAATCGTATCCCAAAGTAATATCATACCCTTTATTACTCATTGTTCCTAAGTTAGAATACGGAGCAGAAATTCCTCCATACTGTCCGCCGCCGCCAGTAAGATATAAAGGCAATGGCACCTGAAATAAGAAACCTTTTGATTTTTTGTCATAAACATCAAAACTTGCAGAAAGTTTATTATTAAACAACGTAAAATCGATACCTAAATTCGTTTGGTTCAATGATTCCCAAACTAAATCAGGATTTGGATAATTTGATGGTAAAAACCCGCTTCCTAAACCTGAATTCTGCGCTCCTAACATAGCTGAATAACTATTGTTTGGAATTTGCTGATTTCCGGTTTCTCCATAACCCACTCTAAATTTAATATTGTCAATATATTTACGAGTTCCTTCCATGAAAGATTCGTTAGATAATTTCCAAGAACCAGAAATCGCATTAAAAACCCCTTTCTGGTTAGCTGTAGTTGGATCGAATTTAGAAGAAACGTCTTGTCTTATAGAAGCCGTAATACTGTACTTATCATTGAAATCATAAATAATACGTGCAAAAAGAGACGAAAGCGAAGCACTTCCTTTATATTGTGTAATCGTATTATTATCTACATCAGCTAAATTAATGGTATGAATTGAATTTGTTTTGAATCCCTGCGCCGATGCAATTAAACCTTCCCAATGAGAATCATTTGCTTCCTGACCTGCTAAAAGGGTAATTTTATGTTTACCGAAAGTTCTGTCGTAAGTCAATAAATTTTTAATGTTTGTAGAATACCAGTTTTGTCTTCT includes:
- a CDS encoding RagB/SusD family nutrient uptake outer membrane protein, producing the protein MKKKSFLNRYSLLFMAVAFLTFGSCQDDFTDRPSEDGISLDSYYSTNDQVASATNGMYSRTWFQMYNKFWWALEVGSGNMYSGSPDVSGIRTFSLNGSDPELVNGWSALWANVQQSNMIINFLSARVGPAVSQDVLNNTIGEAYFMRATAYFDLVRLWGPVPIIENPLDYTSNPYVNTNTVADVYTLITSDYLKAIDLLVEKNRGTNYANNGHVSKGSARAFLAKVYLYQKDYAKARAMAETVISSGEFKLLGGDQLPGKSFADLFTYANNNNEESIFAIQWKGDGNYGSANNCNTQFGFQDGTLSTSNASYAGVFGPSQDVLLSLYDAGDVRKHETVMVAGDVYPTIKTTQGIGFTVPTGKDLAQASGGAIKKYCIGVVNGNVTGQADAWAMMDNNTYVMRYAELLLIHAEAVLAGGASTSDASALRSINAVRKRAGLTDLTSVTFDDIFLERRKELCFEGDYWFDLGRIDKTKAIAIMSAQNRGDRYAAQHYTPVYSEDHATNDFYMDYPDNEVAKNPKLLQAPVPYTFK
- a CDS encoding SusC/RagA family TonB-linked outer membrane protein; the encoded protein is MKKLMTNFIHWNANHRAVPLILFLLLTSNFITAQVKITGIVSDDKGMTIPGANISVVGSKNTASSDFDGKYSIDAPSNGTLVVTFIGFDSQRIAIAGRTKINISLKSTSEDLKEVVVIGYGTQKKKDVNGAISSVRSKDIENLKQVSIDQMLQGKAAGVSVTNNSGQPGGAASVRVRGTTSITGTNEPLYVIDGVPISGDATGKSTSGQTLAGKDGFSASGGSGNTAMSPLSMINPNDIESMDILKDASATAIYGSRGANGVIIITTKSGRKGGGKISYENYTSFATVANKLDVLTLSEYATLKTNLAKQWGFQTRQEFSHPELLGNGTNWQDEVYRTAISNSHQLSFSGAKDGTSYYLSGSYLNNEGTIINSGLKRYTVRLNLDSKIKSWLRVGGNLTGGITNEKITVNQSYSGLISNTLLQSPDIPVRNTDGSFAGPPTSEQSVTYYNPVAEALTRENKLVRKNFLGNIYAEADIFKGLKYRIEIAANTEFSENDDFRPSYAWGSQVNLLADLDVRRQNWYSTNIKNLLTYDRTFGKHKITLLAGQEANDSHWEGLIASAQGFKTNSIHTINLADVDNNTITQYKGSASLSSLFARIIYDFNDKYSITASIRQDVSSKFDPTTANQKGVFNAISGSWKLSNESFMEGTRKYIDNIKFRVGYGETGNQQIPNNSYSAMLGAQNSGLGSGFLPSNYPNPDLVWESLNQTNLGIDFTLFNNKLSASFDVYDKKSKGFLFQVPLPLYLTGGGGQYGGISAPYSNLGTMSNKGYDITLGYDLRSTGKFNWDTSLVISHYKNNLDEIANGIVLTQEVNTNGYQPVVVTNTTIGNPIGLFYGYKTDGIFKDQTVLNNAPLQFGQAVGTGAGETALGDVKYVDVNGDGKIDANDKTFIGNPHPKFTYGFTNNFKYKNVDLSIFLQGSYGNDVMNLTKRAGTTNASLYDNQLVEALDYYSPTNTASNNPRPIANSSNNNLLISDRYVEDGSYLRIQNVTLGYSLPQDVISKYKISRLRLYGSAQNLYTFTKYSGYDPEIGSFNQNVLLSGIDNGRYPVARTFLVGLNLEF